One Hermetia illucens chromosome 4, iHerIll2.2.curated.20191125, whole genome shotgun sequence DNA segment encodes these proteins:
- the LOC119654701 gene encoding sorting nexin-27-like: MESLFWIESAGFDQHYSAAYPRANSSESDEVLVKKKQGRTYYRLVDDFVGVPSTSKQNLEKLISAQAFQSLPLSIPDCDIFLNGGKQFTYFNVYMAGLKTTSRTFAEFENLHSSLKTPFHYISRHLPQLPQDYVHFSGIAEIESYCQDLEKYLYELCRIKVIAESDYVQEFLSSSMGFDTAGVDSREHIRLSDRVFLNFPAGRHGDKSDLRMGGDLDFVEDLVDLPKARSSKSSVTS; the protein is encoded by the exons ATGGAATCATTGTTCTGGATTGAAAGTGCAGGCTTCGATCAACATTATAGTGCCGCATATCCCCGCGCGAATAGTTCTGAGTCTGATGAAGTTCTTGTGAAGAAAAA ACAAGGGAGAACGTACTATCGCCTCGTTGACGATTTTGTAGGAGTCCCATCCACATCAAAGCAG AATCTAGAAAAATTGATTTCGGCTCAAGCATTCCAGTCACTTCCTTTGAg CATACCAGACTGTGATATCTTCCTGAATGGCGGAAAACAGTTCACTTACTTCAACGTTTATATGGCTGGGCTGAAAACTACTTCACGAACATTCGCCGAGTTTGAAAACCTGCATAGTTCTCTAAAGACACCATTCCACTATATAAGTCGACACCTACCACAACTACCACAAGACTATGTGCACTTCAGTGGCATTGCAGAGATCGAGAGCTACTGCCAAGATCTTGAGAAGTATCTTTATGAGCTATGTCGGATTAAGGTCATTGCCGAGAGTGACTACGTTCAAGAGTTTTTGAGTTCATCAATGGGATTTGATACTGCTGGGGTTGATAGCAGAGAGCATATTCGATTATCAGACCGTGTGTTCTTAAATTTTCCAGCAGGACGTCATGGAGATAAGTCCGATTTGAGGATGGGAGGGGATTTGGATTTCGTGGAGGATTTAGTGGATTTGCCAAAAGCAAGATCGTCAAAGTCATCTGTTACTTCGTAG